A part of Solenopsis invicta isolate M01_SB chromosome 2, UNIL_Sinv_3.0, whole genome shotgun sequence genomic DNA contains:
- the LOC120360078 gene encoding THAP domain-containing protein 5-like isoform X1: MGGCSAINCKNRSEAGYQTFRFSKEGERRKKWLINCRRNKWIPSSNSRLCEIHFESFQFEQNRQDGIKKLKPNAIPILFNVPNPPKMINNIKQKRSADPICMKFPLILQYNSSISCSDENGAHSNSISTNNSNGPNISKNYGIKYKSRSTLLEVSSSSNSYTIGVPEKENVKASVKPQFNCNCNMFQQENMQLKQELNKAKEI, from the exons atggGCGGTTGCAgtgcaataaattgtaaaaataggaGTGAAGCCGGGTATCAAACGTTTCGCTTTTCAAAAGAAGgcgaaagaagaaagaaatggcTTATAAACTGTCGGCGTAACAAATGGATACCTTCCTCAAATTCAAGATTATGCGAG ATTCACTTTGAAAGCTTTCAATTTGAACAGAATAGGCAAGAtgggataaaaaaattaaaaccgaATGCTAtaccaatattatttaatgtaccAAATCCGCCAAAAAtgattaacaatataaaacaaaaaag GAGTGCCGATCCTATTTGCATGAAATTTCCTTTGATACTACAATACAATTCAAGTATTTCTTGCTCTGACGAAAATGGTGCTCACTCCAATTCTATTTCTACAAATAATTCAAATGGTCCTAATATCTC aaaaaattacggaataaagtataaatcaaG atccACTCTTCTTGAAGTGAGTAGTTCATCAAATTCATATACTATTGGAGTacctgaaaaagaaaatgttaaagcATCAGTTAAGCCACAGTTCAACTGTAATTGCAATATGTTTCAGCAagaaaatatgcaattaaaacaGGAACTAAATAAGgccaaagaaatttaa
- the LOC120360078 gene encoding THAP domain-containing protein 5-like isoform X2 yields the protein MGGCSAINCKNRSEAGYQTFRFSKEGERRKKWLINCRRNKWIPSSNSRLCEIHFESFQFEQNRQDGIKKLKPNAIPILFNVPNPPKMINNIKQKRSADPICMKFPLILQYNSSISCSDENGAHSNSISTNNSNGPNISSTLLEVSSSSNSYTIGVPEKENVKASVKPQFNCNCNMFQQENMQLKQELNKAKEI from the exons atggGCGGTTGCAgtgcaataaattgtaaaaataggaGTGAAGCCGGGTATCAAACGTTTCGCTTTTCAAAAGAAGgcgaaagaagaaagaaatggcTTATAAACTGTCGGCGTAACAAATGGATACCTTCCTCAAATTCAAGATTATGCGAG ATTCACTTTGAAAGCTTTCAATTTGAACAGAATAGGCAAGAtgggataaaaaaattaaaaccgaATGCTAtaccaatattatttaatgtaccAAATCCGCCAAAAAtgattaacaatataaaacaaaaaag GAGTGCCGATCCTATTTGCATGAAATTTCCTTTGATACTACAATACAATTCAAGTATTTCTTGCTCTGACGAAAATGGTGCTCACTCCAATTCTATTTCTACAAATAATTCAAATGGTCCTAATATCTC atccACTCTTCTTGAAGTGAGTAGTTCATCAAATTCATATACTATTGGAGTacctgaaaaagaaaatgttaaagcATCAGTTAAGCCACAGTTCAACTGTAATTGCAATATGTTTCAGCAagaaaatatgcaattaaaacaGGAACTAAATAAGgccaaagaaatttaa
- the LOC120360078 gene encoding THAP domain-containing protein 5-like isoform X3, with translation MGGCSAINCKNRSEAGYQTFRFSKEGERRKKWLINCRRNKWIPSSNSRLCEIHFESFQFEQNRQDGIKKLKPNAIPILFNVPNPPKMINNIKQKRSADPICMKFPLILQYNSSISCSDENGAHSNSISTNNSNGPNISKNYGIKYKSRSTLLEQENMQLKQELNKAKEI, from the exons atggGCGGTTGCAgtgcaataaattgtaaaaataggaGTGAAGCCGGGTATCAAACGTTTCGCTTTTCAAAAGAAGgcgaaagaagaaagaaatggcTTATAAACTGTCGGCGTAACAAATGGATACCTTCCTCAAATTCAAGATTATGCGAG ATTCACTTTGAAAGCTTTCAATTTGAACAGAATAGGCAAGAtgggataaaaaaattaaaaccgaATGCTAtaccaatattatttaatgtaccAAATCCGCCAAAAAtgattaacaatataaaacaaaaaag GAGTGCCGATCCTATTTGCATGAAATTTCCTTTGATACTACAATACAATTCAAGTATTTCTTGCTCTGACGAAAATGGTGCTCACTCCAATTCTATTTCTACAAATAATTCAAATGGTCCTAATATCTC aaaaaattacggaataaagtataaatcaaG atccACTCTTCTTGAA CAagaaaatatgcaattaaaacaGGAACTAAATAAGgccaaagaaatttaa
- the LOC120360078 gene encoding THAP domain-containing protein 5-like isoform X4 has protein sequence MGGCSAINCKNRSEAGYQTFRFSKEGERRKKWLINCRRNKWIPSSNSRLCEIHFESFQFEQNRQDGIKKLKPNAIPILFNVPNPPKMINNIKQKRSADPICMKFPLILQYNSSISCSDENGAHSNSISTNNSNGPNISSTLLEQENMQLKQELNKAKEI, from the exons atggGCGGTTGCAgtgcaataaattgtaaaaataggaGTGAAGCCGGGTATCAAACGTTTCGCTTTTCAAAAGAAGgcgaaagaagaaagaaatggcTTATAAACTGTCGGCGTAACAAATGGATACCTTCCTCAAATTCAAGATTATGCGAG ATTCACTTTGAAAGCTTTCAATTTGAACAGAATAGGCAAGAtgggataaaaaaattaaaaccgaATGCTAtaccaatattatttaatgtaccAAATCCGCCAAAAAtgattaacaatataaaacaaaaaag GAGTGCCGATCCTATTTGCATGAAATTTCCTTTGATACTACAATACAATTCAAGTATTTCTTGCTCTGACGAAAATGGTGCTCACTCCAATTCTATTTCTACAAATAATTCAAATGGTCCTAATATCTC atccACTCTTCTTGAA CAagaaaatatgcaattaaaacaGGAACTAAATAAGgccaaagaaatttaa